In Candidatus Melainabacteria bacterium, the sequence GGTTGAGCATCGTGCAGTGGTTGAGCATCGTGCAGTGGTTGAGCATCGTGCAGTGGTTGAGCATCGTGCAGTGGTTGAGCATCGTGCAGTGGTTGCGCATCGTTATGGTTGCGCATCGGCTGGCTTTTCTTTCGGCAGGACGCGACCTGAAATTGCTTGATCGACGCTCCTTCCGATACCGTCTATTAATTCAGTCGAAGAGTTAGCCTCGTAGTACTTTCCAAGACTAATTGCGGTAATACATTTGAGCTGCTCGCGCGCCGCCTTCTCTCGAGCCAGGTCGACACCGACGACGTCCACTTTCATTCTGATGCCACGCGCCCTGAGAAGATTGAGGTAGGCACATGGATCGCCGCCGCAGGTATCGGCGCCATCGGTGATTAAGATCACAGTCTTCGGACCGACAACTCCTCTGAAATCTTCCTCGGCTGCCTGGCGAAGAGCGAACATTATCGGAGTCATGCCATAGGGCTCGATCTGCCGGATACTTTTGATGATGGCACCACGATTGTGTTGACCGATGGGAACAAGCAGAGCCGTCTGCTGGCAATCAATTTGAGCCAAATTGGAATAGTTTTGTCCGAAAACCCGCAGACCAATGTTGACGCTGTTTGGAATGCGACTCAGTGCATTCTGCAAAACTTCTTTGGCGGCAGTCATTTTCATCTCGCCACTGAGTTTCTCTTTCATGCTGTAGGAAGCATCCAGAACAAACAGAATATTTACTGGACCCTCTTCCGGGTCACCACCACGTTCCAGACGATCTTGAGCAAGCGCAGCGGAAGACAACGATGCAAACGACGCAACGCTTGTAGCCAGCGCCACCAGATAAGGTGCTATTGAGAATTTCGGTACTATGGAGAATTTCGGTAATTTTGGGAATTTCAAAACGGATCTCTAATTATCGCTCTTGTGGTGCTTTTGCTTTTTCTTTTCTTCTTTCAGGTCCTTTTCGTCGTGGCTGTTATCAGTCGAATCACTCGAATTAGCTGAC encodes:
- a CDS encoding VWA domain-containing protein, which encodes MKFPKLPKFSIVPKFSIAPYLVALATSVASFASLSSAALAQDRLERGGDPEEGPVNILFVLDASYSMKEKLSGEMKMTAAKEVLQNALSRIPNSVNIGLRVFGQNYSNLAQIDCQQTALLVPIGQHNRGAIIKSIRQIEPYGMTPIMFALRQAAEEDFRGVVGPKTVILITDGADTCGGDPCAYLNLLRARGIRMKVDVVGVDLAREKAAREQLKCITAISLGKYYEANSSTELIDGIGRSVDQAISGRVLPKEKPADAQP